The genomic segment caataaaaaattttcatgaaattgaGCACTAACCGACaataagactttttttttaacacccaacaacaacaagaaaaacaaataaaaacaatcatcgTACCCATATTATCTATAGTTAAGTCTTGGTCGAATATGGATATTTGAAAAGGCTAAAACACTTGCTAATAGGCTATCTGGATGACTTTACTCGCGAGTTAATTTTTAAGTATTCAtattatctattatttattaagtCAGAAATTTGGGTATTTATATTCTTTAAGGTATTCATTATTTGAATATTGTTTATTATtcacacacacaaaataaaataaaaaggataatatatatatatatatatatatatatatatatatttcacacacacatataaatatctcattctaacaattttttttttatttacatgggtgtccgggtcagctttcGCGCACTacgactaatcccacggcccactgaacaccctgcaaaccCAGTGAGCATGTAAGGCATCGCGAAGGTAACAGGCGTGCACATAAGAGATCGAACCCAAGAACAGCAGAAGGAGACAAATCCCTCCCACCACCAGGCCAAGACCCTCAGTGCAttctaacaagtttttttttttttttagtttaacgtgagtgtccggaccagcttccgcgcacctcaactaatcccacggggcctgaagttaacgaccatgtaagcctccagtgaccgttatatgagcaaccacatggctcgaacctgaaaTTACAGAAGAAGTAAACCTCTTGGTCCTAAACTTTTACCACCATTCTAACAAGTTTTTGATCGCACGAGATGCGAATGTTGACCTTATTTAGAACCAAACTAATTTTTATGCCCACGTTACGTAGTGGGGAGaccaaaatcttttttaatgtaaaagaaAATCCAGTGTCAAGGAATTcttttacattattattattaaatctgaaAATacaattgttttgaattttgtttttcatagagataattttctttattaacatattttttgtttagcctaataaatacaagatttttaaCTGGAATtcttatttctataaaaaaatattttataattattaaaagaagttaaaaaattatcaaaatagtatgtttatattttatgtgcgattgaaaactaaaaaaattataaatattataaaatcatattcaaaatctaattaaaaactttaagaacaagaaacaatttgaatcaaatttccAAGAACAATTTATTACTAGTGTTATTATTTTCACATCAAATACATaatctttgaaaaatattattaaaattcaaataaaaatttataatattatttaaaaaccatgtaaaaaataaaaagtaagtgAATCAATGtaataaacttttttcttatttccaaaaaaaaagattaaaaaaagacataaaagagTTAGACTTAGCGTTTAGCTCTAGTATCAGACCCATATGCTTGACCttactttaacttttttttttattagggtggatttttagaaaaaaacattaaagcaAATGACACATTGTCTGTCATGATAGATGATGCATTGTCCGCTTACatgtggatttttttaaaaaaaatattaaagcgaATGACACATTGTCTGTCATGTTAGATGATGCATTGTCCGCTTACCTAGTTTCCGGTAGCTAAAGTGGTTGAAAACACTCAACAAACTTCGATAAACCCATTTGTGTTCTTAAAGTAGCGAAAAACTAGTTAAAACCCAAGAAATCAAATTGAGATCACAAATCTTTTCAACCTCCAATCCATCTTTTCCGGCAAGATGAGGACCCAAACTACCACTATTAAATACTTCTtgttaaataaaacattttaacattaaacttgACCATTTTGTTTACCGGAATTGCTACAACTAAATACTTCATCTCTCTAATACTATTTTCTAGCATGTCACCCTCTCTCTCATAttggtaatgaaaaaaatacaaaaataaattttaggatcaaaataaaattatgcaaATTTAGAATTTGACATATATTATCGTGATTGTATTACATTTGAGccttttgtcttttaattttataagtctatcataattttaatgttaatttcatcaaattaagctaaaaaaaacttaaataaaacaaaataaaaacaaaaaataaaaatcaagaatcaaGAATCAAGAGCTTCACTGttattataaacaataaagttTTATATCAAACTCCATATGTTTTAGTTGTTTAGGTATTATTATGTTGAACcttattcagaaaaaaaatcatgttattagtTTACTGTTAATATGTTGGATTGTATTTGTAATATAGTTTAAAACAACTATTGATTACTCAATTAGTTATAATTTAATTGGCATTAGAGTATTTCCTTGTTGCAAGAAGTCAAAAGTTTTAAcctctcttgaaaaaaaaaaaaaaaacctaccaaCCAATTTGCTTTGCATAGAACTTGTCCCAATTTATTTCAACTTGCTGTGTTGATTTGAACTGATattataaagaattaaaatcaaaaaatcaaaaggttaTGTGatcagttatttttaaaattttcaagttaaattaatttttttaatgattttatattgttttaatatgttaatatcaaaaataaattttaaaaaataaaaaaaatattattttaatatatttctaaataaaaaataatcagtcttaaatatcctaaattaaagTATTGAACTACTAACTTTGTATTTTGTTACAAttataatcaaatcaatttaaagaatcagtttgaaattgatttgattaattagtaATGGAGttaaaatttagtttagtttttattttttctaaaactacagttttttttttaaatctctgaAACTGTATCAACTAAAATGAACATGTTTAATCTTAAaccctcacaaaaaaaaaaaaaatcaaaatctacacagtttttttttttttttttttctaaatgaaaaatgaaaacttGGGGCCTCTCATCACATGTTATTTCTGTGGTTCCGAGGGTAAGTTAATATGGGTTAATGATGGCCGTCGTGTCTAGTATATGAAAGGCTCCATTTTGCCTTCTCTTTAAAGAGAGGTGAAGTGACAGCAATATTGTCTGTCTGATTCCATTTTGCGGAgaaatttcatcatcatcaatggCAACTTCACCGTTACAAAGCTCAGGAATGCTATCAAGAGAACAGTTGCTTTATCTCTTTAATTCCTTCTCTCAACTCACTTCCCAGCCTGGTAATTCAAAATCcccccctttccttttctttttccttcattGTAACTATAAATTTACCATTTTCATATAAATGCTCTTTGTTAGATGTAAAGAAAAGGATTGCTGATGCCGTGAATGACAAACAGGCGagtgtttttataataaaaaatgatgggtTTGCCCTTTGATTAACAAGTATCGCTTCTGTTTGTCAAATTTTGAGATGGGATTTTTAATGCAGGAAGCTGTTGCTGCTACCACTACAATCCAGGAATCTATATTTTTGGAAATGGGGGTTGGTGAGTCTGTCCCGAAGTATCTTTGAATTTCTCAAAATGTTTTTCCAAATGGGGGTTGCTCATTTTCAAAATGCTGGGTATTGGTACTCTTGCAAAGCAAATGCGGTTAGGAATTTTGTTAGGACAGGGGTTCGAGTCTTATCTTTGAAAATccatttttaatctaaaaaagtGATATGGTTGGTTTAGCGTGGTTGGATTGGAAAGTGCACTGTCGCTTGACTTGTATGTGCATTTCGTGGGTAACTAAATCTGTTGCAGTTGCTTCATTGTGCTTGGGCTGAACATACAGTCGTTGAGGCTTGTTGATAGAATGTTGTGTTCTTTCCTCGTATGTTCTCATGGGCTACAAGTTGCTGATgtaactttttatttgttattttctttgccTTTGTTACAGCAATCTCATGGAGATCTATCAGTATTTAGTCTTGTTCTTAGTGCTTTGGAAATTTTATTGCTGAACCAcgcatctcttttcttttttgtagatAGCGAATGCATCTGCAAAGTGAAACATTACCTCTAAGTAAATTCTTAATTGCAATTCATCTTAAAATAGGGCAAATGAAGCTCAATGTGACGGATAGTGCATTATAGATTTGTGGAGGGGATAGCTGCTCTGCTTTCATAGTTGTTAAACTGATGTAGGGGCCATCTCGCTTTGGACTTTTTTACGtgaatatattttatactttaaaGTCCTGTTTTTGGTATTCAAGATATCACTAGCATCTCGACTTGTATAGGTAAAGTGGTCATTCTCTTTTTGGAAATTGACTACTCTTAGTTGGAAAGTTCTGACTATTTTAGCTTTCATGCCATGATGACAGACATTGAAAGATCCATTCAGTTATTCTGACTCACATTTGTTATTCTTCAATACTGGTGCAAGTTTTGTGCTAAGAAGTTAAAGCAATCtgatatcatgaaaaatactgTTTTACTATTGCAGATCCAAGTTTTGGTATTTCATGCTTGGGAAAAGTGAACGTGGTCTATGAAAATGATCAGGATTTGATGATTCGCTTTTACAAATTTGTTGCAAAGTATGTTGTCTCTCTGTCTCTGGTACAGATTTCTGATTGAGTAATTTTGTTAAGCCATTGGACAACATATGAGTATTCtgcatttttttatgtgaactaTTATTACTTTTAAAGAGGACACAAACATATGAGATAGTACAAGAACCCGCCATTAATTTTCTATGATCTTGTACAGGGACaaccctcattttttttttacctgtgaTGTACAGCATCATCTCTCCAGCCTCCACTGTAGAAGTTATTGTCATTTTAAGGTTTAGGCTATGTTTTAAAGATGTAAAAAGCAGtgcctctttttttcttagGTAACAGTTGCTGTCATGTGAGCTTTTACATTTTCCCAAGGAGTTGAATGTAGTCTTtagctttttttctctccaacaGCATGcagtttttttcaactttccaaTGTTTTTCTGGCTGAAATTTCCCTTTCCAAGTAAAGATACCATTGATAAATCTTGAACTCTACTGGGCCTATGGAAGATCGATTTTCTCTTTGGCATGAAATGTAATTGATGTAGAAGATTCCTTTCCAATGGGGTTGGAAGatagaaatgcagttttcattGTCTGGGAATGAAAAATGAGCAACTATATGGATGGGGTTACATACATGAAGTTTTATGCATGATAGGGACAATACTAATGGCGATTATGAAATAAAACTGATAGAAAATTCAAATGCCTTGGATAACAAGCTGAATTGGTTGAGGGTCAGGGACTCTGTTTTACTCATCTCCTGTAAGCACAAGTTTAGGACTTAGTAAGTAAGGGTGTTTATTTTCGTATTTTCTAGTCACAATGGGAAAAACCCTGATGACATACTTGACCATTCCTTTTATATTATTGTCACTGAGATGGATTTACTTAAGGAACATGACTTGTCTTTATCAATGCTCTCCTTAATGGAGAATTACGTTTACTGTCTGCATTGTTTCTGAGTTCTTTCCTCACAGTGCCTTTACTTTTTATTCCAAAAAAGTTGATGTCATTTATGATGTCCCTGTTTTCATGAGTTGAAACAGATGTTCCATTTACATGCACTGGTTTTTGCAAGGGATTGGATTTATCTGATTCTGTATTTTTGGTGTTGATATGCAATGAAATGACAGCGAAGAAATGGCCTGCGATGAAGCTGAGCTTGGACCAGATGAGTTTGCTGGAAAAATGCACTATCAACAAAAACTACAGGAGCAGGTAAAATCTAGTTGAATTTTGGTATTAGAGGTTGGTTGAAGATGGATACAACTAAATGGTTGGGAATTTTTTTTGCAGCAACTAGAGATGCTAAAGCACATGCGCAAATTTCACCTGGATGATCAATCTGCAATTCTTGAGAAGGTAAATGCCTGTGTGATTCATTTTCTCATTCACTTTAGCAGTTTTTGCTCAAAGATAAAAATGCAAACCGTAGGgctgtaaaatttatttcattggaCATCATTCTGGAGACATGTTATTTCATGTTCATTTGCTGCTCATATTTTGGATATTCTAACAACAATTTAGTTATGAAACAATTGATCAATTTCACTTGGAAGGGACCTCATAACATCTGTCAACTCTTTCCTGTGTTATACAGTTGCATCAGCAGATGGAAAATGCCAATTTTGAAGTTGAGGCATCAGTTTTGTCACCTGAACAAGTTCAGGAGACTGTTCGAAGAAGGGTTTCACCGCTGTTTCAGCCTAGGTAGATTGACACTCAATTTGTCTGTATTCGAGTTTCATTCTGGGCTACGACGTTCCGCATGTTTCTAATGTAAGCTCATTGTTGTAGCAGCTAGTTTTCGTACATAGCTAACTATTGCTGTTCACTCCTTTTCCGATCCACGTTATTTCATGTTCTTTTTGCACGGGATCGTGAGGCATCTAAAGTGGCGGTTGATGATAACCTGCATTGGCCTCAATCCCCAACATGGCCTAATTAGCAAACGATTCCAAAATTCAGTTGACTATTGAAGTGTTTCTGTTCTGGTCCACTCCTCTAACCTTTACTACTGAAGGATGTAGGCGTATCAAAACAGTGCTCACTTCAGGTTAATTCATGCAACATGGGTCATGCTAGGTAGCCTGATGCTAATACATTTCAAGAGCTTTCATTTCCCAAAGCACTGAAAATTATGCAATTAGCTGATCTTTGTTTTCTGGAAAGTAGTTTACGggaaattacttttcaaactttcctgtatttgtttgccattagaaaagatggtcaacggaaaacactttctggtcaaagACAAACACTTTCAGAtaattggaaaacactttctagttaaaggaaaatttgacttggttttcaggaaagtttttttccttttggttgtgtttgtttttcggaaagtggtttccgggaaactactttccaaactttcatgtgtttgtttgccatgtTGGTCAACTGAAAACACTTTTCagggaaaatttggcttggtttttcaggaaagtgtttttctggaaaatttgggcggaaaacactttccgaaagttgtgaaaaatttagaaatgtcattatttgctgtttatatcaaatttgatcctcaaacttttgattgttatatatattttgttttgaatatttattttttaattttatctcttaaaatttaatttttatattaattttggtccttatttttataatttttatttgctttttccttatcatttttttattgaaattttttatctatcaaatttggtccccattcttttgattggtacgtgttttatttgaaataatttatgaaatgttaattattattattttaatttcttcaatcttttaattttttttattttttatttgatctctattattttgattattatttattttatctgagataatttatgaaattatattttttttcaattttgattcacattcaactttttaatttgtaagatttgtttctcattattttaataaacttgaaaaaaataaaacattaataagttatattttacagcttattttctataacataatcaaatactagaaattatttttgaatttattttttatttaactactaaatatcgaaaaatattttcttgaaattttttttatatataatttatttttttaaaaaaaattattttctagcaaacaaacaagaaattcaaaacaagtGATCATGTATGCTCACTTGCTAAATGGATCAGAATCTTTTTCTTACTTGGATTTTCAAGAACCTACGTAAAGTAAAAACATTGGCAGAGGTCGTGCTGAGTTCAATCAATGGAAAACGATCGTCAATTACCACCATCATTTCTAGGCATACGCTCGTTAATGATGGGAGCGCCTGTCATCCAGCCGCCACGTTCGGTTGATACCATATCAGATTGGGCTGAGTTCTCCCATCCCACATCCCCAAGATGATCCTCACGTTAAGACTGATATGCCGGGTCCCCGttagcgtgtttggcagtgtggttgcgggtgcttttcaaataacttttcgtgccaaaatgcatgccaacgatgttttttcattttttaaaaattatttttgacatcagcacatcaaaacgatccaaaacgtacaaatcatattaaattttagcaaaaaaaaaaaacaaaaaattttcaaattttttgagaacgcggccgcagccgcgttcccaaacggtgcctaagTTATGCAGAGACGGCGTTTTCTTCTGTCAAATGGTATATGTATTGATACATATAAAACATAGTTCCCCCACTTAGCATGACGTTGAGATGGCCGAGTTGGTCTAAGGCGCCAGATTAAGGTTCTGGTCCGAAAGGGCGTGGGTTCAAATCCCACTCTCAACATTTCttgtttccctttttttttacatgttttctaATGATTCAGATTCACTCCTGAGTTCTAATCCCAAAATTCTAAATGAATTTTAGAATTAAGAAAAACTAAGTTGATCGGAGTATTTCTTCGGTGTCTAATTTCTTAGCAGGCAATTCCAAATCCAATGACCATCAATTGCTTGTAATTCATTGCTTTTCTTGTAAATTAAAGAATGATCAGGATTAATTCTAGacaatttaattgaaaacttaTCTTGAAAAGCATCGTACAccttaaaaggaaaaacatactCCTTGTTTTGTCTCAAATTGCCTCCCACAGACGGCTAAATCATGACATGCACTTCTCCACATGAACAAACATGGTTATAAGAACATTAATAGACGGTCCATGttctataattatattaaaaaacatgagggATGCACAAAACATAAACAACCTGTCTCAAAGCAAATCACAAGCTtagttaaattcaatttaatttcaaatatgatTTGAATTAAATGGATAACttattacaatttttatatttataataaaatttaaaatcacataatgaatttaattatattgtttggaATGCCTATAAAATTGAAtcgaattaataattttaactattttccCCTTAATTTATATCCAACATAATTAAAAGGATATTTGTTTATATCATGTATTGTAAAAGATGTGTTTAGTTGTCTTCTCTTCACCCCATAAGAACATATTTTGAAAgtaagaatttttatttgtatttatggAGAttgaaggtattttttttctttaaagaagtAGGCGATTCATTGCATGCAAAACCTTCAAGTAAGgtattaatgaaatattgatcTAGCGGTTAAGACATCGTTATATTTCTGCAAGGGtgataatataaatttgatctttaaaaaACGTGCTTGTTAAAAGAGATAATTACAAATCACGAATAAAActaatattactttttaaaaagagTTTGAATATAAGATTACCAagtaaaaaccaaagaaaaaaaccttcaGGCAAGGTGAAAATGATAATAGTCTAGGAACCACAGTTGGACCAATAAAAGTTCTTGAAACATCCAACCAGATCAGTTTAGGCAGCTTATGCCAAAGATGGGAGACGACACCCCACTTCATAGTTGATGTCCCAGCAGCAACTCAGAGGAAAAGAACACATTCCCTATTGCTACTTCTTCATCAACCTCCAGACAGTCCAAGAACCGAAGTTTCTTTAGTTTCGGAAGCAAAACGCTATTGCTTAAATAGTATCACTTATTCCACGTATACTCCTTGCTCGAAGATGTATTATTGCATCAGCACACTTTGCTCCACAAAACCGAATCTTCTGAAGATGCACAATTTACAGtacaagaagtttttttttttttttttttttgaagagaagaaaaagggtaTTCTTAAAATAGTATGAATTGATTTCCAAACCAGAgggtttccttttatttatttatttatttttattgtttatgatttgaatttatttgtaattcaAATCAATACCATCAAAATAATTCCAAATACACGAATTGATTTTactcttgaaattaaattaaattaaatttctaggATTCCAAATAGTTTGAAAATGAATCTAATCTAAAGGAGCTCACTATATTATCGATGTCTTCAGTGCTCTCCCTCTTTAATCATGAGGACACGAACACGATCTTAATGGGCACCAACTGTGGTTTCCATTATGCTTCTTCCTCTAAGATCCGCTAGGTTGCTTACTTTTGTAGGTGATGAAATCGATGCATCATAACAAAATGCTACAAAATATATGAtagttaattttgaaaaagataatttaactAGTCTGATTTTCAGTTTGTGTTTTAgaagttattaatttaaattttataaatcttagaattattaaaagtttatataattgttaattttaaggcttgtgagattagttgagattagttgagatacACACAAGCTGATCTGGacacccatatatatatatatatattaaaatgacatCAGTATAATAATTACgtcatgatataataataaataataaattaatatgaaaacctAATAATCTAGATCTAGGTAAGATATCAgatcaattattataatatttatggatTTGTACCAATTACAGCTCTCAAAAGCACAACATTAACAATActcaattacattttttttttttaatttccatttGTGATGAAATCTCTCAATTCTATCAACTATCAAGCAACCCTCCTCCTCCAACATGTTTGAACCCAAACTTGAAATATTTGAGCATGCATGTTTTATCAAAGGCTATTCGTGAACTAGTAGTACATTCCCAACaaattatttacaattatttttctagaattCGAATCTTGAATCATACAAGCTAATCTTGCATAGCTTCATATGACATATTCAATGCTAGTAATGGAGATCGgcaaaagaacaagaacaagaaatatGGCGAAGGAGGGACCAGTATGAAAATCAAAAGAGTATAGGCACGAAATGTACCTTTACCCCCCCCATTCTCCATCTAATCCATCACACTCTCACGTGAATAACTTTCAAAAGATAAAGCTCTCAATCCCCTCCCCTCCCTTCCCCTCCCCTCCTCCTCTCATCTCTTCTTCACTTGTAACCATAAAACAAACCCTATAAagcactcaaaaaaaaaattgtaaatcagtttttagttttaaatttaattcaccacAAACATAAACCTCTAATTCGCATTTCTGGGTCTTCACATTTTCAGCTTAAAAAGCAGTAATGGCAGTCAGCTTCAATCTAATTGGTTCATTCAAAGGcctttctttatcttcaagCTCTTCATCTTCCTTCTTCAAAGGAGATGCTGGGTCTCTTAAATTTGGTTTGAAAAGCTCTGCTTTGTTGCCGTTTAAGGCTCCGGTGAAGGCTCCATTACCCTTGACGATTCAAATGGCTCACAAGAAGGGAGCTGGGAGTACCAAGAACGGCCGTGATTCTAAAGGCAAACG from the Populus nigra chromosome 1, ddPopNigr1.1, whole genome shotgun sequence genome contains:
- the LOC133697006 gene encoding uncharacterized protein LOC133697006 isoform X2; amino-acid sequence: MATSPLQSSGMLSREQLLYLFNSFSQLTSQPDVKKRIADAVNDKQEAVAATTTIQESIFLEMGVDPSFGISCLGKVNVVYENDQDLMIRFYKFVANEEMACDEAELGPDEFAGKMHYQQKLQEQQLEMLKHMRKFHLDDQSAILEKLHQQMENANFEVEASVLSPEQVQETVRRRVSPLFQPR
- the LOC133697006 gene encoding uncharacterized protein LOC133697006 isoform X1, producing MATSPLQSSGMLSREQLLYLFNSFSQLTSQPDPSFGISCLGKVNVVYENDQDLMIRFYKFVANEEMACDEAELGPDEFAGKMHYQQKLQEQQLEMLKHMRKFHLDDQSAILEKLHQQMENANFEVEASVLSPEQVQETVRRRVSPLFQPR